In Desulfomonile tiedjei DSM 6799, a genomic segment contains:
- a CDS encoding MarR family winged helix-turn-helix transcriptional regulator → MLPLTPFRKGGWEDLNRTELLTDNFPLDLMVNGLYHFGMETKDDLIKAAIRELLRVAKKYARIEKLPIRVEEGVEITTQEAHMIQAVGEHKKMSVTDVAIHFGVTKSAASQLATKLAGKGFLQKRQAPHSNKELELSLTQLGWRAFDAHEHFHGADMTYITNRLSVFSLQQIATLSVLLEAIGSIMDERLTKE, encoded by the coding sequence ATGTTGCCTCTTACCCCCTTTCGTAAAGGGGGCTGGGAGGATTTGAATCGGACTGAGCTTTTGACAGATAATTTTCCCCTTGACTTAATGGTTAATGGCCTGTACCATTTCGGTATGGAAACCAAAGATGACCTTATCAAGGCAGCGATACGAGAGCTTTTGCGGGTCGCGAAAAAATACGCGCGTATCGAGAAGCTGCCGATCCGCGTTGAGGAAGGTGTAGAAATCACCACCCAGGAAGCCCATATGATCCAGGCCGTTGGCGAGCACAAGAAAATGAGTGTCACTGACGTGGCGATTCACTTTGGCGTCACGAAGAGCGCGGCTTCTCAACTAGCGACGAAGCTTGCGGGAAAGGGCTTCCTGCAGAAGAGGCAGGCTCCGCACAGCAATAAGGAGTTGGAGCTTTCCCTCACGCAGTTAGGGTGGCGGGCCTTTGATGCCCATGAGCATTTTCACGGCGCGGACATGACTTATATAACGAACCGCTTGAGCGTATTCTCGCTTCAGCAAATCGCGACTCTATCGGTGCTGTTGGAAGCTATTGGGAGCATCATGGACGAGCGCCTGACCAAGGAATAA
- the mobB gene encoding molybdopterin-guanine dinucleotide biosynthesis protein B: MIPIVSIVGKSDSGKTTLLEKVVRELRSRGYRIATIKHDAHSFEIDHEGKDSWRHKQAGANLTIISSPTKMALVADTDHDHSLSELREKLIKDMDLIISEGYKREVHPKIEVFRSEMKRDLLCEKDDNLVAIAGDPSNPPEGIPVFDLNDPGPLCDFIVKRFIRT, translated from the coding sequence ATGATCCCAATTGTATCCATTGTCGGCAAATCGGATTCCGGAAAGACTACACTGCTGGAGAAAGTTGTCAGGGAACTGCGATCTCGGGGTTATCGCATCGCGACCATAAAGCATGACGCGCACAGCTTTGAAATCGATCACGAGGGCAAAGATTCATGGAGGCACAAGCAAGCCGGCGCGAATCTGACAATCATATCATCTCCCACGAAAATGGCTCTTGTAGCGGATACCGATCACGATCATTCTCTCTCTGAATTGCGGGAAAAACTTATAAAGGATATGGACCTGATCATCAGCGAAGGATACAAACGAGAAGTCCATCCAAAGATCGAAGTATTCAGGAGTGAAATGAAACGCGACCTGCTTTGCGAGAAAGATGACAATCTCGTGGCAATCGCAGGGGATCCGTCCAATCCTCCGGAAGGAATCCCTGTGTTCGATCTGAACGATCCCGGACCTCTGTGTGATTTTATTGTGAAACGGTTTATCCGAACCTGA
- a CDS encoding IclR family transcriptional regulator produces MAAKQDSSHIVYSAPIVSKAMRVLKMIISASANPGISEIASKLSLAKSTTHGILAALEESGWVLRDPISRKYTCGHAVKDLASNAVVRMPLVELARPHLEKLGQELDEDIFLGIWAGQQLLILDQIESSKELKIRARPGTRISMFAGAAGKVFLAHHDVDEVSRIVRSRPLPRFTKHSIVEPDVYLAELEKVRSNGIAHDVEEYLPNVWAVAVPIFYGKKARRRMVAGFWIVSLDTELSSESIARAERLSRLTGETLSKVISNHSEPQ; encoded by the coding sequence ATGGCTGCAAAACAGGATTCGTCACATATAGTGTATTCGGCTCCCATCGTTTCCAAGGCAATGCGGGTGCTCAAAATGATCATAAGCGCTTCCGCAAATCCCGGAATCAGCGAAATAGCATCCAAGCTCTCTCTCGCGAAATCCACGACTCACGGTATTCTGGCTGCGCTGGAAGAGTCCGGGTGGGTGCTACGGGATCCCATTTCAAGAAAGTATACCTGCGGACACGCGGTAAAAGATCTGGCATCGAATGCCGTCGTGAGAATGCCTCTCGTGGAGCTTGCACGGCCGCACCTCGAAAAGCTGGGACAGGAGTTGGATGAAGATATTTTTCTCGGCATCTGGGCGGGGCAGCAATTGCTTATCCTGGATCAGATCGAGTCTTCAAAAGAGTTGAAGATAAGAGCGCGACCGGGAACGAGGATATCCATGTTTGCCGGAGCAGCAGGTAAGGTCTTCCTGGCACATCACGATGTTGACGAGGTGAGCAGAATTGTACGTTCCAGGCCGTTGCCTCGATTTACGAAACATTCGATAGTCGAGCCTGACGTGTACCTTGCCGAACTTGAAAAAGTGAGATCGAACGGAATAGCTCACGATGTGGAAGAGTATCTTCCCAATGTTTGGGCAGTGGCTGTTCCGATTTTTTACGGCAAAAAGGCCAGGAGGAGAATGGTTGCCGGATTCTGGATCGTCAGTCTGGATACTGAATTGAGTAGCGAAAGTATCGCACGAGCCGAACGACTTAGCCGTTTGACAGGCGAAACGCTCTCGAAAGTGATCAGCAATCATTCGGAACCGCAATAA